A stretch of the Fusarium musae strain F31 chromosome 2, whole genome shotgun sequence genome encodes the following:
- a CDS encoding hypothetical protein (EggNog:ENOG41), with amino-acid sequence MTNTTPRRLLCPISETTKRPNATLKRFPRGSRLQSRPFYTTVLILSVLTAYSFLSHTTFAQSVSNRAADPDLLFKRSSSMVETPECNQIHDAVDKCAFVRKYCNDDDAGLIHYIELYYCSFGNARPVAFTALVLWLGLLFTTIGIAASDFFSVNLSTIATVLGLSESLAGVTFLAFGNGSPDVFSTFAAMGSNSASMAVGELIGAASFITGVVAGSMALVREFRVDRKSYTRDICFFILAVVFTMIFLADGHLHLWECWVMIGYYGVYVVTVVTWHWYSTRRKARQRREGEARSHVYAALGHSGDELAGEPYRDDPDDAGSGPGTAHATPPDISLLEAGPRIEVDGTPQRAGSDTSSEDHDRMVAAEVASSMRVLRGRGVRRNTMTPIRPSLVGALEFRSALAQLQREGNLQLSTIPGRSYSDYHVHRRRQTTATIAESARSDGQFDPTTGEHAPIRNRALSSGDVPVGVPAHPDLHIPRRNGSEPTLSVPGSTASGTRASSPSPSYTVGGNLAAPPVGPSGTTHDASPEDQKGQLLTPELRLQIPSSRRSSYSDRSSPNTPFPMYSDSPALLTPNYQNDPIEFVSPGGVSPNTVAPGPASRETPFADLQLTVDAPSRPVRWWPYAVLPAPHVLWATLFPTLQGWKEKTAWDKFVSAISVPSIFLLVVTLPVVDSETTDGESSILEALNDHTDHYHHDHQGVGHMAPPISIEHSAIEPEGESEWERYRRHTITSRGNSHVGLATTPSTAHAADGETLAASQFSLGPPAIVAKPASDFHSSSSVKNDCTGWNRWLVALQLFTGPQFAVLVFWANTLEDWESPHKALIRMVLYTLLASLILLGVLVVFTSEDRPPRYHYMLCFMGFIISIAWISTIAGEVVGVLKTVGVILNISEALLGLTIFAAGNSVGDLVADITVARLGYPVMALSACFGGPMLNILLGIGIGGAMMTIQKANKKHRKNPSHPIKYKPYRIQVGGTLMISAITLLVTLVGLLIVVPMNKWILSRKIGWGLITLWAVSTIVNVIVELTGAWGEMA; translated from the exons ATGACGAATACCACCCCCCGTAGGCTTCTCTGCCCCATCAGCGAGACTACCAAACGTCCCAATGCGACCCTCAAACGTTTCCCCAGAGGCAGCCGCTTACAGTCTCGTCCTTTCTATACTACGGTCCTCATTCTATCAGTCCTGACTGCGTATTCATTTTTGTCGCATACAACCTTCGCGCAGTCCGTTTCCAATCGCGCGGCAGATCCCGATCTGCTCTTCAAGCGCAGTTCCTCTATGGTCGAAACACCCGAGTGCAATCAAATCCACGACGCTGTAGACAAATGCGCCTTTGTGCGCAAATACTgcaacgatgatgatgctgggcTTATACACTATATTGAACTGTATTATTGCTCTTTCGGTAATGCAAGACCCGTCGCATTCACAGCTCTCGTGCTTTGGCTGGGCCTCCTCTTCACCACCATCGGCATCGCTGCAAGTGATTTCTTCAGTGTCAACCTAAGCACGATAGCGACAGTTCTTGGTCTGAGCGAGAGTTTGGCAGGCGTCACATTCCTCGCCTTTGGCAATGGGTCTCCCGATGTGTTCAGCACCTTTGCAGCCATGGGCTCTAACAGCGCCAGCATGGCCGTTGGAGAGCTGATCGGCGCGGCAAGCTTTATCACAGGTGTCGTTGCTGGTTCTATGGCATTGGTGAGGGAGTTTCGTGTTGATCGGAAGTCATACACACGCGATATTTGCTTCTTCATTCTTGCGGTCGTCTTCACCATGATCTTCCTAGCTGATGGCCACCTTCACTTGTGGGAGTGTTGGGTGATGATAGGCTACTATGGAGTGTATGTCGTTACTGTTGTAACATGGCACTGGTACTCCACGAGACGCAAAGCTAGACAACGCAGAGAAGGCGAAGCGCGCAGCCATGTGTATGCAGCCCTAGGTCACTCGGGGGACGAGTTGGCCGGCGAGCCATATAGAGACGACCCAGATGATGCTGGCTCGGGCCCTGGCACTGCGCACGCTACGCCGCCTGATATCTCGCTCCTTGAAGCCGGACCCAGAATCGAGGTTGACGGTACGCCTCAGCGAGCTGGAAGCGACACGTCTAGTGAAGACCATGATCGCATGGTTGCAGCCGAGGTTGCCAGCAGCATGCGAGTTCTGCGAGGTCGTGGAGTTCGACGAAACACAATGACGCCCATCCGACCTAGTCTTGTAGGTGCACTGGAATTTCGGTCTGCTTTGGCGCAGTTACAGCGCGAGGGTAATTTACAGCTGTCGACAATCCCAGGAAGAAGCTACTCGGATTATCATGTGCACAGGCGTAGGCAGACCACCGCAACAATCGCGGAATCAGCTCGGTCTGATGGCCAGTTTGACCCCACTACTGGTGAGCACGCACCCATAAGGAACAGAGCACTCTCTTCTGGAGACGTCCCAGTTGGTGTGCCTGCTCACCCAGACCTACACATTCCGCGCCGCAACGGATCTGAACCGACGTTGTCCGTTCCTGGCTCAACAGCCAGTGGAACGAGGGCATCAAGCCCCAGCCCATCCTACACTGTAGGAGGAAACTTGGCAGCGCCTCCTGTCGGTCCTAGTGGGACCACCCACGATGCGTCTCCAGAAGACCAGAAAGGACAGCTGCTGACTCCCGAGCTTCGTCTGCAAATACCTTCCAGCCGACGTAGCAGTTACAGCGACCGCTCCTCGCCCAACACGCCTTTCCCTATGTACAGTGACTCGCCAGCACTGCTTACGCCCAATTACCAGAATGACCCAATTGAGTTCGTCTCGCCAGGAGGAGTATCACCCAATACCGTAGCACCGGGTCCAGCAAGCCGTGAGACACCCTTTGCCGACTTGCAACTGACAGTCGATGCCCCGTCACGTCCTGTTAGATGGTGGCCTTATGCCGTGCTACCAGCTCCCCATGTCTTGTGGGCAACTTTGTTCCCTACATTGCAAGGCTGGAAAGAGAAGACGGCATGGGACAAGTTTGTCAGTGCCATCTCTGTACCAAGTATCTTTCTTTTGGTGGTGACTTTGCCCGTCGTAGACTCAGAAACAACAGACGGCGAATCATCTATCCTCGAAGCACTCAACGACCACACCGATCATTACCATCACGATCATCAAGGTGTTGGGCACATGGCTCCGCCCATATCAATCGAGCACTCGGCGATTGAGCCAGAAGGAGAGTCGGAATGGGAGCGTTATCGTAGACACACCATCACAAGTCGTGGCAACAGTCACGTTGGCCTTGCGACGACACCATCTACAGCACATGCTGCAGATGGAGAGACCTTGGCCGCCTCGCAGTTCTCTCTGGGTCCACCGGCCATAGTGGCAAAGCCAGCTTCAGATTTCCATTCCTCCAGCAGTGTCAAGAATGACTGCACAGGCTGGAACCGATGGCTCGTGGCGCTACAACTATTTACTGGTCCCCAGTTTGCTGTCCTTGTGTTTTGGGCCAATACCTTGGAGGACTGGGAGAGCCCTCATAAAGCTTTGATCCGTATGGTGTTATACACACTCCTGGCAtctctcattcttctcgGTGTCTTGGTCGTTTTCACGTCAGAGGATAGACCCCCTCGTTATCATTACATGCTTTGCTTCATGGGATTCATTATTAGTATTGCTTGGATCTCAACCATCGCAGGCGAGGTTGTGGGGGTTCTCAAGACGGTTGGAGTAATTTTGAATATCTCGGAAGCGCTACTGGGTCTCACCATATTTGCTGCTGGCAACAGTGTGGGGGATCTAGTCGCTGATATTACAGTAGCACGGCTTGGGTATCCCGTGATGGCTTT ATCTGCTTGCTTTGGTGGCCCTATGCTGAACATCCTTCTGGGCATTGGTATCGGCGGTGCCATGATGACAATCCAGAAGGCAAACAAGAAGCATCGCAAGAACCCCAGCCATCCCATCAAGTACAAGCCTTACCGCATTCAAGTTGGAGGGACGCTGATGATCTCAGCTATCACACTGCTTGTCACACTGGTGGGCTTGCTTATTGTTGTGCCCATGAACAAATGGATCTTGAGTCGCAAGATTGGATGGGGACTGATCACTCTCTGGGCAGTGAGCACAATCGTAAACGTGATCGTCGAGCTTACTGGAGCTTGGGGTGAAATGGCATAG
- a CDS encoding hypothetical protein (EggNog:ENOG41~BUSCO:EOG09260WU6) → MPRVAQVPRTGNARNNTGSSTASPFITQSPVKIPLNDDVSEKGQRMSSRRALHERQFNEIKKAATPRKIGLRLDDMENGDPQTPRGGRASNIEDDEGFVVGGSAVTPMKRVPLLANFEEWMKMATDNKINATNSWNFALIDYFHDMSLLKEGDGVNFQKASCTLDGCVKIYTNRVDSVATETGKLLSGLADSNNAKKKDKDGEDADESDEEELDEDGNVKKKPKKKTQRSSEATLAPSFNSLQLKKFELEFAVDPLFKKASADFDEGGAKGLLLNHLMIDSQGRIVFDSSDDTGDATTLGRTKSDDEEDDGEDEEAENDPEEEELEDEEEADDVEIDVGLLGAKFIPDLQRLDELDVCPSLKTFDLGDPSGSMDIPFLKAPEDWRQDQDKEKTPGALGDFSGLVIDGDEAAGFDDDDLALGAFDAADNVAFGEGGEAWAREAALEPQMRVYDAGLGEEGGEGDEMDGNGEYVVSMTSAQKADKMHEDILGFFDQALQKNWASAEHWRIRKIKDVNKPATETKKRKEKEPFEIDFAAPLDSHTSDIIHTQATNNSAISMPKKDWKSKSRNLLPDDKHFNSRSLLSLFLKPKARMSKRRTGFSSRGGSGFGNTGADNQPDGEMDEAFWANQKAPQHTDETALPEGDYDANFFQDDVMPFPGGGDLDDDDDLEFADAREHFSPGLDGQAGITDGRGLTALLNGETVTNTGAFGTTLVTQTRRVRPEYVQYARVAKKVDVRRLKEELWKGMDVDILRKQPEPQAVDVSEPKQEETLKFTEIMNNLQTVYPKPVMDDISTSFCFICLLHLANEKGLVIDNTPGLSELEIRRDWSAEIVEGE, encoded by the exons ATGCCTCGAGTTGCTCAAGTCCCCCGGACGGGGAATGCTAGGAACAACACAGGCTCTAGTACGGCCTCACCATTCATAACGCAGTCACCCGTCAA AATCCCCCTCAACGATGATGTGTCTGAAAAGGGGCAGCGCATGAGCTCTAGGAGAGCTCTCCACGAAAGACAATTTaacgagatcaagaaggccgcAACTCCTCGCAAGATTGGCCTTCGCCTTGACGACATGGAGAACGGTGATCCCCAAACTCCCCGCGGCGGCCGCGCCAGCAATatcgaagatgacgagggcTTTGTGGTCGGAGGCTCTGCGGTCACGCCTATGAAGCGTGTGCCGCTTCTCGCCAATTTCGAAGaatggatgaagatggccacCGACAACAAAATCAATGCGACAAATTCATGGAACTTTGCTCTCATAGACTACTTTCACGATATGTCACTCCTCAAGGAAGGCGACGGTGTGAACTTCCAAAAGGCCAGTTGCACCTTGGACGGATGCGTCAAGATCTACACCAATCGTGTTGACAGCGTCGCTACGGAAACAGGGAAGCTATTGAGTGGCCTCGCCGATAGCAACAAcgcaaagaagaaagacaaggATGGCGAGGATGCCGACGagagcgacgaagaagaactcgatgaggatggcaatGTAAaaaagaagcccaagaagaag ACACAACGATCATCTGAAGCAACCCTTGCCCCCTCGTTCAACTCGCTGCAGCTCAAAAAGTTTGAGCTGGAATTCGCCGTCGATCCCCTGTTCAAAAAAGCATCTGCCGATTTTGATGAAGGTGGCGCCAAGGGTCTTCTTCTAAATCATCTCATGATCGATTCACAAGGACGTATCGTCTTTGACAGTAGCGACGATACTGGTGATGCCACCACCCTTGGAAGGACGAAGtccgacgatgaagaggacgacggagaagacgaggaggccgagaacgacccagaggaagaggagctggaagatgaggaagaagccgaCGACGTCGAAATTGATGTTGGACTCCTGGGTGCCAAGTTCATCCCGGACTTACAGCGACTCGATGAGCTCGATGTTTGTCCTTCTCTAAAGACGTTTGATCTTGGCGATCCTTCGGGATCCATGGATATTCCATTCCTAAAGGCACCCGAGGATTGGAGACAGGACCAGGACAAGGAAAAGACCCCCGGCGCGCTTGGCGACTTTTCCGGTCTCGTAATTGATGGTGACGAAGCAGCAGgcttcgacgatgatgatctcgCCCTGGGAGCCTTCGACGCTGCTGATAATGTTGCTTTTGGCGAGGGTGGCGAGGCTTGGGCTAGAGAGGCCGCACTGGAGCCACAGATGCGAGTGTACGACGCTGGCCTTGGTGAAGAGGGTGGTgagggagatgagatggacgGCAACGGTGAATACGTTGTTTCAATGACGAGCGCGCAGAAGGCGGACAAGATGCACGAAGATATCCTTGGATTTTTCGACCAGGCGTTGCAGAAGAATTGGGCGAGCGCGGAGCACTGGAGGATCAGGAAGATCAAGGATGTGAATAAGCCGGCAACAGAGAcaaagaagcgcaaggagAAAGAGCCCTTTGAAATCGACTTTGCCGCACCGCTGGATTCACACACTTCGGATATCATCCATACACAGGCCACCAACAATTCGGCCATCAGCATGCCTAAGAAGGATTGGAAGTCCAAGTCACGCAATCTTCTGCCCGACGACAAGCACTTTAACTCCAGGTCTCTGCTAAGCCTGTTCCTCAAGCCAAAGGCACGGATGAGCAAACGACGCACAGGCTTCAGCTCTCGCGGCGGGAGTGGTTTTGGTAATACCGGTGCAGATAATCAACCTGATGGGGAAATGGACGAAGCATTCTGGGCCAACCAAAAGGCCCCGCAACATACAGACGAGACAGCGTTGCCTGAAGGCGACTATGATGCCAACTTCTTCCAGGACGATGTTATGCCATTCCCCGGCGGCGGGGActtggacgacgatgacgatctAGAATTTGCGGACGCAAGAGAACACTTCTCACCAGGACTTGACGGGCAGGCTGGAATCACTGATGGCAGAGGGCTCACAGCCCTACTTAATGGAGAGACAGTAACCAATACTGGGGCGTTCGGAACGACACTGGTCACTCAAACGAGGCGTGTACGACCCGAGTATGTGCAATATGCTAGGGTAGCCAAGAAGGTGGACGTGCGAAGGTTGAAGGAAGAGTTGTGGAAGGGTATGGATGTCGACATTCTTCGA AAACAACCTGAGCCCCAAGCAGTGGATGTCAGCGAACCTAAGCAAGAAGAGACGCTCAAGTTCACAGAGATCATGAACAATCTGCAGACGGTATATCCCAAGCCGGTGATGGATGATATTTCGACCTCGTTCTGCTTTATCTGTCTCTTGCACTTGGCCAATGAGAAGGGCCTTGTGATTGACAACACACCTGGTCTGTCGGAACTTGAGATCCGCAGGGATTGGTCAGCGGAGATTGTCGAGGGTGAATAG
- a CDS encoding hypothetical protein (EggNog:ENOG41), translating to MTPGGNTSSGSGSERLQGSEPPPCRRERLNSIASIAESQHSSTTPTLLSQANSNDETMSSPQAAHFDAGSPRELHYQAPKRQQSWREGGRGVENSHQHLPSLSNMLEDGRKGMPIASGSEGNPYSSGFVAANHPRSVPEVPNVLPSAPPKPPLLRHEPSSGSSIGSVSPAGGFARTPGERPLPIHALLSHHQTLPTPVVAANAAMFERGSPVSGLGTGTTTPSPTDPVPLTRPYFGHGVVPRGYGSQPLPPTGPPARNDEYMADSDVPMTPAPDLMAPMEDRSFKTRLDGMSVLLRAGELVEKHERDERR from the exons atGACACCGGGAGGCAACACTTCGAGCGGCAGTGGTAGTGAGAGGTTGCAAGGGAGCGAGCCACCACCTTGTCGGCGAGAAAGGTTGAATTCGATTGCATCGATAGCTGAATCGCAGCACTCGTCAACTACGCCAACTTTGTTGTCCCAGGCAAACTCGAACGACGAGACCATGTCATCACCCCAGGCCGCCCATTTCGATGCTGGAAGTCCACGGGAACTCCATTACCAAGCTCCTAAACGCCAGCAGTCCTGGCGAGAAGGAGGTCGAGGGGTAGAAAATTCACATCAGCATCTACCCTCGTTGTCCAACATGCTCGAAGATGGAAGGAAAGGGATGCCAATTGCATCCGGGTCGGAAGGTAATCCCTATTCGAGTGGTTTTGTTGCCGCGAACCACCCTAGGTCGGTACCCGAAGTCCCCAACGTGCTTCCATCCGCGCCGCCCAAGCCCCCCCTGCTCCGGCACGAACCGTCTTCGGGCAGCAGTATTGGTTCAGTGAGTCCAGCAGGGGGCTTTGCACGGACTCCCGGCGAAAGACCGCTCCCAATCCACGCTCTTCTTTCCCACCACCAGACGCTGCCGACACCAGTTGTTGCTGCCAACGCGGCCATGTTCGAACGGGGTTCTCCTGTTTCCGGGTTAGGTACTGGTACGACGACCCCGAGCCCAACAGACCCTGTGCCGCTCACAAGGCCATATTTTGGCCACGGCGTTGTGCCCCGGGGATATG GCTCTCAACCATTGCCACCCACTGGCCCTCCAGCCAGGAACGACGAATACATGGCGGACAGCGATGTGCCAATGACGCCGGCACCTGATCTGATGGCCCCAATGGAGGATCGGTCCTTCAAGACTCGTCTCGATGGCATGAGCGTCTTGCTAAGAGCTGGTGAGCTTGTCGAAAAGCATGAACGCGACGAACGACGATGA
- a CDS encoding hypothetical protein (EggNog:ENOG41) encodes MSPDLESIFAELGLSQYLGAFVEQGFDEWDIILDIQESDLDALGVKLGHRRKLQRRIANARGISPSVSLVTPARPTSEDAKSDSVQPEPTRTELPPDGQGVAKRKYRRHPKPDENAPERPPSAYVLFSNKIAKLVGENWQNLNASEKEAYESQANADKEKYHRDLMDYKKTADYRKYMQYLHEFKEKQAKRTQGL; translated from the exons ATGTCTCCCGATCTTGAGTCAATTTTTGCCGAGTTGGGATTGTCCCAGTATCTTGGTGCATTCGTTGAGCAAGGCTTCGATGAGTGGGATATCATTCTTGACATCCAGGAGTCAGATCT AGATGCATTGGGTGTCAAACTTGGCCACCGGAGG AAGCTCCAGAGAAGGATAGCTAATGCCCGTGGCATCTCCCCATCGGTGTCATTGGTGACTCCTGCCAGGCCAACCAGCGAAGATGCAAAATCGGATAGTGTGCAGCCTGAGCCCACTCGGACGGAACTACCTCCCGATGGACAAGGTGTTGCCAAACGAAAGTATCGGCGTCACCCTAAG CCTGACGAGAATGCCCCTGAGAGACCCCCATCAGCATATGTATTGTTTTCCAACA AAATTGCAAAACTCGTCGGAGAGAATTGGCAAAACTTGAATGCAAGTGAAAAGGAGGCATATGAAAGCCAAGCAAATGCCGATAAGGAGAAGTACCACCGTGACCTGATGGACTATAAGAAAACGGCCGATTATCGGAAGTATATGCAATATCTCCACGAGTTCAAAGAGAAGCAGGCCAAACGTACCCAAGGTTTGTAG